A region from the Lolium perenne isolate Kyuss_39 chromosome 4, Kyuss_2.0, whole genome shotgun sequence genome encodes:
- the LOC139838983 gene encoding uncharacterized protein encodes MAPLLRSHLLMGYVDGSEPCPPDHIGVLHNGIMLPQLNPARQRWNQQDQTILYAFVSSMTESVVGMVLFVSTAREAWETLEGAFASTTIARSSGIRQQMVDLKKHDQTMTVYFHRMKALADQLTSIGHPLRDTELISYIMGGLDKDYDPLYEVVNARTNAMPICDLFAQLCATESRMSARRAETGTIHYLAAHGAAFGGPPVATYGAAAPGAPRGFRPPYRSPSLTYAPQPRPAQAPGGSGKQRTGRGRDVVCQLCDYPGHVASRCYKRFNKVFLGVGNNGKDTEKQLAMAMAASGGAHGGQKHMVDRAWYADSGATHHITHELDRLTTQEPYHGTDQVHAANGTANHGAGTCRAARLEVLTPEAVMPAAIRDPDDHVDPPAPVHGLHGVASGFPPLGSAEPAFPDTTNPEPATPPWSSSPGTAVDGPPSLAGPPPPAPGSVSPAVPESPPGSISPAPAPPETTAATPSGLVTRSQRGIVQPKVRTDGTVAWSSVLAQFAASKDAAEPRDYRAALAIPHWRRTMEEEFSALQCNGTWTLVPPVYGVNLIDSRWIFKVKLHADGTIERYKARLVAKGFKQRYGLDYEETFNPVVKPVTVRLLLSLALSRGWHLRQLDIQNAFLNGFLDEQVYMRQPPGFADPDKPGHYCRLVKSLYGLKQAPRAWHARLSSVLGTLGFSPSAADTSLFVLRRADVTIYLLVYVDDIIVISSTASAIPRLISALRAEFSVKDLGVVHYFLGIEVQSPSLGSLILRQRKYALELLARAGMLKCSPATTPMSSSERLCTVDGDALSPEEATQYRSIVGGLQYLTVTRPDLSFVVNKIGQETVSRSSIESEYKALGNATAELIWVQSLLQELGVVQPRPSSSMV; translated from the exons atggctcCCCTGCTCCGCAGCCACCTCCTGATGGGCTACGTCGACGGATCCGAGCCATGTCCTCCTGATCACATCGGCGTCCTGCACAACGGCATCATGCTGCCGCAACTCAACCCAGCCCGACAGCGCTGGAACCAGCAAGACCAAACTATCCTCTACGCCTTCGTCTCCTCCATGACGGAGAGTGTTGTGGGCATGGTGTTGTTCGTCTCCACTGCACGGGAGGCCTGGGAGACACTTGAAGGAGCGTTTGCATCAACCACCATTGCCCGCTCCTCCGGAATTCGCCAACAGATGGTGGATCTGAAGAAACATGATCAGACCATGACGGTGTACTTTCATCGCATGAAGGCCCTCGCTGACCAGTTGACAAGCATCGGCCATCCATTGCGCGACACGGAGCTCATCTCCTATATCATGGGAGGTCTTGACAAGGACTATGATCCCCTGTACGAAGTCGTCAACGCCCGCACCAATGCCATGCCAATCTGTGACCTCTTTGCACAGCTCTGCGCCACGGAGAGTCGGATGTCCGCTCGGCGTGCGGAGACCGGCACCATCCACTACCTTGCAGCACACGGAGCTGCCTTTGGAGGCCCTCCGGTCGCTACCTATGGCGCTGCTGCTCCTGGGGCCCCTCGTGGATTCAGGCCGCCTTATCGGTCTCCCTCGCTCACGTATGCACCGCAGCCACGACCTGCTCAGGCACCTGGTGGATCCGGCAAGCAGCGGACAGGACGCGGCCGTGATGTGGTGTGTCAGCTGTGTGACTACCCCGGCCATGTCGCATCACGGTGCTACAAGCGCTTCAACAAAGTGTTCCTTGGTGTAGGGAACAATGGCAAGGACACGGAGAAGCAGCTCGCTATGGCTATGGCAGCCTCTGGTGGAGCTCACGGTGGACAGAAGCACATGGTGGACCGTGCCTGGTATGCCGACTCGGGTGCCACGCATCACATTACCCACGAGCTTGACAGGCTCACCACGCAGGAGCCATATCATGGCACTGATCAGGTCCACGCTGCAAATGGAACAG CTAACCATGGTGCAGGGACATGCCGAGCTGCTCGCCTGGAGGTTCTCACGCCCGAAGCAGTGATGCCTGCAGCTATCCGTGATCCAGACGATCACGTCGATCCACCAGCGCCTGTGCATGGCTTGCATGGCGTGGCCTCGGGCTTCCCTCCGCTTGGCTCGGCCGAGCCGGCCTTCCCCGACACAACGAATCCTGAACCTGCCACGCCTCCCTGGTCTTCCTCACCGGGTACTGCCGTGGATGGGCCGCCATCACTAGCTGGGCCTCCGCCGCCCGCTCCTGGCTCGGTATCACCAGCTGTGCCAGAATCGCCTCCTGGCTCGATTTCGCCGGCACCTGCACCTCCAGAAACAACTGCTGCTACTCCTTCTGGGTTGGTGACCAGGTCACAACGTGGTATTGTACAGCCGAAAGTACGCACCGATGGCACAGTTGCATGGAGCTCAGTCTTGGCACAGTTTGCAGCATCCAAAGatgcagctgaaccccgtgattaTCGAGCAGCTCTTGCTATTCCGCATTGGCGAAGAACCATGGAGGAGGAATTCTCAGCATTGCAGTGTAATGGTACTTGGACTCTTGTTCCACCGGTGTATGGTGTTAACTTAATTGACTCTCGCTGGATCTTTAAGGTCAAACTTCATGCTGATGGCACCATTGAGCGCTATAAGGCACGTCTCGTTGCAAAAGGTTTTAAGCAACGGTACGGCTTGGATTATGAGGAGACATTTAACCCTGTTGTTAAGCCTGTCACTGTACGGCTGCTGCTCTCTTTGGCTCTCTCCCGTGGCTGGCATCTTCGTCAGCTTGATATCCAGAATGCCTTTCTTAATGGTTTTCTTGATGAACAGGTGTACATGAGACAGCCCCCTGGTTTTGCTGATCCTGATAAGCCTGGTCACTACTGTCGCCTGGTAAAGTCTCTCTATGGGTTGAAGCAGGCTCCTCGTGCATGGCATGCTCGACTCAGTTCAGTACTTGGTACTTTGGGGTTCTCACCATCTGCTGCTGACACTTCACTGTTTGTTCTTCGGAGGGCTGATGTGACCATCTACTTACttgtgtatgtggatgatattattGTTATTAGTTCGACTGCTTCTGCCATTCCCAGGTTAATCTCTGCGTTGAGAGCTGAGTTCTCCGTTAAAGATCTTGGCGTTGTGCACTACTTTCTGGGGATTGAGGTTCAGTCACCTTCTTTGGGCAGTCTTATTCTTCGACAGCGCAAGTATGCCCTTGAGCTTCTTGCGCGTGCTGGCATGTTGAAGTGCAGTCCTGCTACTACACCTATGTCCTCCTCTGAGCGTCTCTGCACTGTTGATGGTGATGCTCTGTCACCAGAAGAGGCCACTCAGTACCGCAGCATTGTTGGTGGGCTGCAATATCTTACAGTGACACGACCTGATTTGTCCTTTGTTGTCAACAAG ATTGGGCAG GAGACTGTGTCCAGATCGAGTATAGAGTCTGAGTATAAAGCTTTGGGTAATGCTACAGCCGAGCTTATATGGGTTCAGTCATTGCTACAGGAGCTAGGTGTTGTTCAGCCTCGACCCTCCAGTTCTATGGTGTGA